The proteins below come from a single Etheostoma spectabile isolate EspeVRDwgs_2016 chromosome 4, UIUC_Espe_1.0, whole genome shotgun sequence genomic window:
- the aspn gene encoding asporin, translated as MRVFLLLCLLALGNAKPYRPINTLDFMKNYDVMMADSGDEDDDDDNEDDDDDDDDDYDEDENCPSGCRCSPRVVQCSDMGQIAVPDKIPEDTVILDLQNNDITEIKENDFKGLHKLYGLFLINNKISKIHPKAFRNMDHLRLLYLSYNLLTEIPANLPPNVIELRFHENKINKIQTDAFKGLMKLNVLELGANPLANSGIALGAFNGLSTLYIGMAEAKLTAVPKDLPSSITELSLDYNKISKVEIEDFIRYKNLKRLGLGFNQVKFVENGSLASIPSIREIHLDNNRLKKVPPNLSSLRYLQVIYLHGNRISTVGVNDFCPIRPDVKKNLYTGISLFANPVKYWDIQPATFRCVTGRRGVQLGNFRK; from the exons ATGAGGGTCTTCCTCCTGCTTTGCCTGCTGGCACTAGGCAATGCCAAGCCCTACCGCCCAATCAATACCCTGGATTTCATGAAAAACTATGACGTCATGATGGCTGATTCGGGTGATGAAGATGACGACGACGACAATGAGGATGAcgacgatgatgatgacgacgatTATGACGAAGACGAGAACTGTCCGTCTGGTTGCCGTTGCTCACCAAGAGTGGTGCAGTGCTCAGACATGG GTCAGATTGCTGTTCCTGACAAGATTCCTGAAGACACTGTGATACTAGACCTCCAAAACAATGATATTACAGAGATCAAGGAGAACGACTTTAAAGGCCTCCACAAGCTTTAT GGCCTGTTTCTGATCAACAACAAGATCTCCAAGATTCACCCCAAGGCTTTTAGAAACATGGACCATCTCAGACTGCTGTACCTCTCCTACAACCTGCTGACTGAGATCCCAGCAAACCTGCCTCCCAACGTCATTGAGCTACGCTTCCATGAAAACAAGATCAACAAAATCCAGACGGACGCGTTTAAAGGCCTGATGAAACTAAATGTGCTAG AGCTGGGTGCCAACCCGCTGGCCAACAGTGGGATTGCCCTGGGAGCTTTTAACGGCTTGTCGACCCTGTATATCGGTATGGCAGAGGCCAAACTAACCGCTGTACCAAAAG ACCTCCCATCCTCCATCACAGAGCTGAGCCTGGACTACAACAAGATCTCTAAGGTGGAAATAGAAGACTTCATCAGATATAAAAACCTAAAGAG GCTAGGACTTGGTTTTAACCAGGTTAAGTTTGTAGAAAATGGCAGCTTAGCCAGCATCCCGAGCATCCGTGAGATCCACCTGGACAACAACCGTCTGAAAAAGGTTCCACCGAATCTCAGCTCCCTGCGCTACCTCCAG GTGATTTACCTCCATGGCAACAGAATCAGCACTGTGGGAGTCAACGATTTCTGTCCCATCAGGCCCGATGTCAAGAAGAACCTGTACACAGGCATCAGTCTGTTTGCCAATCCTGTTAAATACTGGGACATCCAGCCGGCCACCTTTCGCTGTGTGACCGGACGGAGGGGCGTCCAGCTAGGAAACTTCAGAAAATAG